In Helianthus annuus cultivar XRQ/B chromosome 8, HanXRQr2.0-SUNRISE, whole genome shotgun sequence, a single genomic region encodes these proteins:
- the LOC110871791 gene encoding uncharacterized protein LOC110871791 isoform X2 gives MFEHEHPLNLTDLWSEQLQRKEDYEEDEENEDEVDAKQDFRCFCSRCYEEINWFHRYYYSCSTCSDYSVHKFCAELPERLEDICEVGHTLGFYLFNNDWWCDICRRFSKPRELLYRCNLCAFNVDANCAKKRLQNNIIYHPSHKHPLVRIPRQFLGECDACGKEHKGLFYHCPTCASSQFIHSDCAFLPKKLQIQHMTNDIFSHIHPLTLAYSFPKTDIESKRYPRCRVCHLGFSSSSHLWLYKCEKCRYYTHLDCATSPATDKMIKNYDDVEHPDLLHLPFPDPSYSILKHLFFKESGSETHEVSHQHPLILEDSPTSSRISYHDPTKRIETLCNGCLRPITSRPVYVCSNEEGEHCNFVLHEWCSRLPIELKDHPHHPQHPLILHSKIIETTTHKCDKHPMKLSYFPSENHMGDYFCEICEEEFDPKYTFYHCRECMQSMHTACAPSILRYETYDKYAGYGDVHRYVNVKFGGTYNNTEAHPHPLSFDQGVESDGQCGKCGRSLHYEMIFKCLTCEFVICYDCMKRLCKEKN, from the exons AGGAGAACGAGGATGAAGTAGATGCAAAACAAGACTTCCGATGTTTTTGTTCCCGGTGTTATGAAGAAATCAACTGGTTCCATAGGTATTACTACTCTTGTTCTACATGTAGTGATTATTCTGTACATAAATTTTGTGCAGAGCTTCCCGAAAGATTGGAAGACATTTGTGAGGTTGGTCATACTCTTGGCTTCTACCTATTTAACAACGATTGGTGGTGTGATATTTGTCGTCGATTTAGTAAGCCTAGAGAGCTACTTTACCGTTGTAATCTTTGTGCTTTTAATGTTGATGCAAATTGTGCTAAAAAAAGGCTACAAAACAATATCATCTATCATCCTAGCCACAAACACCCACTAGTTCGCATCCCTAGACAATTTTTAGGTGAGTGTGATGCATGCGGGAAAGAGCATAAAGGGCTCTTTTATCATTGTCCCACGTGTGCTAGTTCTCAATTCATTCATAGTGATTGTGCTTTTCTACCGAAAAAATTGCAAATCCAACATATGACAAATGATATCTTCTCCCATATTCATCCTCTCACCCTTGCTTATTCCTTTCCAAAAACGGATATAGAATCCAAAAGATACCCACGGTGTAGGGTATGCCATCTCGGGTTTTCTTCTAGTTCACATCTTTGGCTGTATAAATGCGAGAAATGCAGATACTATACCCATCTAGATTGCGCAACATCTCCAG CTACAGACAAAATGATTAAAAACTATGACGATGTTGAACACCCTGATCTTCTTCATCTTCCATTTCCTGATCCATCTTATAGCATACTAAAACACTTGTTTTTCAAGGAAAGTGGATCAGAAACACATGAAGTTAGTCATCAACACCCACTCATTCTGGAAGATAGCCCCACCTCTTCAAGAATATCCTACCATGACCCAACAAAGAGGATTGAAACTTTGTGCAATGGATGTTTAAGGCCAATTACGAGTAGGCCAGTTTACGTGTGTTCTAATGAGGAGGGGGAGCATTGCAACTTTGTGCTCCACGAGTGGTGCTCCCGACTGCCTATTGAACTAAAAGACCACCCTCATCACCCACAACACCCCCTGATTCTCCATTCAAAAATCATTG AGACAACTACACACAAGTGTGACAAGCATCCTATGAAGCTAAGTTACTTTCCCAGTGAGAACCATATGGGTGACTATTTTTGTGAAATTTGTGAGGAGGAGTTTGATCCCAAGTATACATTCTATCATTGTCGTGAGTGTATGCAGTCTATGCATACAGCTTGTGCTCCGTCAATACTTCGGTATGAAACATATGACAAATATGCTGGATATGGAGACGTTCATCGCTATgtaaatgtgaaatttgggggCACATATAACAATACTGAAGCGCATCCACACCCTCTTTCATTCGATCAAGGAGTTGAAAGCGATGGTCAATGTGGCAAGTGTGGTCGCAGTCTCCATTACGAGATGATCtttaagtgtttaacttgtgagTTTGTAATTTGCTACGATTGTATGAAGCGTCTTTGTAAAGAAAAAAACTAA
- the LOC110871791 gene encoding uncharacterized protein LOC110871791 isoform X1: MFEHEHPLNLTDLWSEQLQRKEDYEEDEENEDEVDAKQDFRCFCSRCYEEINWFHRYYYSCSTCSDYSVHKFCAELPERLEDICEVGHTLGFYLFNNDWWCDICRRFSKPRELLYRCNLCAFNVDANCAKKRLQNNIIYHPSHKHPLVRIPRQFLGECDACGKEHKGLFYHCPTCASSQFIHSDCAFLPKKLQIQHMTNDIFSHIHPLTLAYSFPKTDIESKRYPRCRVCHLGFSSSSHLWLYKCEKCRYYTHLDCATSPATDKMIKNYDDVEHPDLLHLPFPDPSYSILKHLFFKESGSETHEVSHQHPLILEDSPTSSRISYHDPTKRIETLCNGCLRPITSRPVYVCSNEEGEHCNFVLHEWCSRLPIELKDHPHHPQHPLILHSKIIGKFFGVFICDLCWLPCNGFAYCCVECDYYIDVNCAFVPKEITHKSHPNHLLTLNSSRRSFICHTCDDFGIHLTRALLIPETTTHKCDKHPMKLSYFPSENHMGDYFCEICEEEFDPKYTFYHCRECMQSMHTACAPSILRYETYDKYAGYGDVHRYVNVKFGGTYNNTEAHPHPLSFDQGVESDGQCGKCGRSLHYEMIFKCLTCEFVICYDCMKRLCKEKN, from the exons AGGAGAACGAGGATGAAGTAGATGCAAAACAAGACTTCCGATGTTTTTGTTCCCGGTGTTATGAAGAAATCAACTGGTTCCATAGGTATTACTACTCTTGTTCTACATGTAGTGATTATTCTGTACATAAATTTTGTGCAGAGCTTCCCGAAAGATTGGAAGACATTTGTGAGGTTGGTCATACTCTTGGCTTCTACCTATTTAACAACGATTGGTGGTGTGATATTTGTCGTCGATTTAGTAAGCCTAGAGAGCTACTTTACCGTTGTAATCTTTGTGCTTTTAATGTTGATGCAAATTGTGCTAAAAAAAGGCTACAAAACAATATCATCTATCATCCTAGCCACAAACACCCACTAGTTCGCATCCCTAGACAATTTTTAGGTGAGTGTGATGCATGCGGGAAAGAGCATAAAGGGCTCTTTTATCATTGTCCCACGTGTGCTAGTTCTCAATTCATTCATAGTGATTGTGCTTTTCTACCGAAAAAATTGCAAATCCAACATATGACAAATGATATCTTCTCCCATATTCATCCTCTCACCCTTGCTTATTCCTTTCCAAAAACGGATATAGAATCCAAAAGATACCCACGGTGTAGGGTATGCCATCTCGGGTTTTCTTCTAGTTCACATCTTTGGCTGTATAAATGCGAGAAATGCAGATACTATACCCATCTAGATTGCGCAACATCTCCAG CTACAGACAAAATGATTAAAAACTATGACGATGTTGAACACCCTGATCTTCTTCATCTTCCATTTCCTGATCCATCTTATAGCATACTAAAACACTTGTTTTTCAAGGAAAGTGGATCAGAAACACATGAAGTTAGTCATCAACACCCACTCATTCTGGAAGATAGCCCCACCTCTTCAAGAATATCCTACCATGACCCAACAAAGAGGATTGAAACTTTGTGCAATGGATGTTTAAGGCCAATTACGAGTAGGCCAGTTTACGTGTGTTCTAATGAGGAGGGGGAGCATTGCAACTTTGTGCTCCACGAGTGGTGCTCCCGACTGCCTATTGAACTAAAAGACCACCCTCATCACCCACAACACCCCCTGATTCTCCATTCAAAAATCATTGGTAAGTTTTTCGGGGTCTTCATTTGTGATCTTTGCTGGTTACCTTGCAATGGATTTGCTTATTGTTGTGTCGAATGCGATTACTACATCGATGTTAATTGTGCATTTGTACCTAAAGAAATCACTCACAAATCTCACCCGAATCACCTCCTTACATTAAATAGTAGTCGTCGTTCATTCATTTGCCATACTTGTGATGACTTTGGAATACACTTGACGAGGGCTTTGTTGATACCAGAGACAACTACACACAAGTGTGACAAGCATCCTATGAAGCTAAGTTACTTTCCCAGTGAGAACCATATGGGTGACTATTTTTGTGAAATTTGTGAGGAGGAGTTTGATCCCAAGTATACATTCTATCATTGTCGTGAGTGTATGCAGTCTATGCATACAGCTTGTGCTCCGTCAATACTTCGGTATGAAACATATGACAAATATGCTGGATATGGAGACGTTCATCGCTATgtaaatgtgaaatttgggggCACATATAACAATACTGAAGCGCATCCACACCCTCTTTCATTCGATCAAGGAGTTGAAAGCGATGGTCAATGTGGCAAGTGTGGTCGCAGTCTCCATTACGAGATGATCtttaagtgtttaacttgtgagTTTGTAATTTGCTACGATTGTATGAAGCGTCTTTGTAAAGAAAAAAACTAA
- the LOC110869426 gene encoding protein LAZY 1, whose amino-acid sequence MYISNFFRSPIFPTTLSTGHHHPPPPEGKENAAVVCPLQDYLFGSVIELSETVTVKKEKEHRTSLGELFQRTKTVEEVTTGGKVNKTEKIKEKETEKSAVCLMKKILKGRTHYSSSKHSSADKKPRKILQMFHRKVHPEGVAVEPKSENHLKHATEGNFVQEYKNKNQMLFEDDKLFPKKGTNCTSSHMPSDCCMNDSDGNRECWINSDADYLVLEL is encoded by the exons atgtatataagtaattttTTTCGATCCCCCATCTTTCCAACCACTCTTTCTAccggccaccaccatccaccaccacccgAAGGAAAGGAGAATGCAGCGGTTGTTTGCCCGCTTCAAGATTATCTGTTTGGTTCGGTAATTGAACTGTCGGAAACAGTGACAGTTAAGAAAGAAAAGGAGCATAGAACATCACTTGGAGAGCTGTTTCAGAGAACTAAAACAGTTGAGGAAGTTACTACTGGAGGTAAAGTTAACAAAACTGAAAAGATAAAAGAGAAAGAAACTGAAAAGTCTGCTGTTtgtttgatgaagaagatactGAAAGGAAGAACACATTATTCTTCATCTAAGCACTCCTCAGCTGATAAAAAACCGCGAAAG ATTTTGCAAATGTTTCATAGGAAAGTTCACCCTGAAGGAGTAGCTGTTGAACCCAAGTCTGAAAATCATTTGAAACATGCTACAGAGGGCAACTTTGTTCAGGAgtataaaaacaaaaatcaaatgTTGTTTGAAGatgataaactatttcctaaaaAGGGTACAAACTGCACTAGCAGCCACATGCCCTCTGACTGTTGTATGAATGATTCAGATGGGAATAGAGAATGCTGGATTAATTCAGATGCTGATT ACCTGGTGCTGGAACTGTAG